In one window of Miscanthus floridulus cultivar M001 chromosome 12, ASM1932011v1, whole genome shotgun sequence DNA:
- the LOC136495730 gene encoding pEARLI1-like lipid transfer protein 2 yields the protein MPSTPSLSNPPPTVPGTPPPPIVPSTPLPTVPSTPPPTVPSTPPPPTVPSTPLLTVLSTPPPPPAGNDTSCPIDALKLRMCANLMNGLVRIMLGLGPFIPRPEDKQCCPLLWGLTRLDAATCVCTAIRARVIPGIVNLYVPLSLGLLLSGKDVPPIGLSCPLID from the coding sequence ATGCCCAGCACACCATCACTGAGCAACCCACCACCAACTGTCCCAGGGACACCACCACCGCCAATTGTACCCAGCACTCCGCTGCCCACCGTCCCAAGCACCCCACCGCCAACTGTTCCTAGCACACCGCCACCACCGACCGTGCCTAGCACTCCGCTGCTGACCGTTCTCAGTaccccaccaccgccaccagccgGGAACGACACCTCCTGCCCGATCGATGCATTGAAGCTGCGAATGTGTGCCAACCTGATGAACGGCCTTGTCAGGATCATGCTGGGTTTGGGACCGTTTATCCCGAGGCCAGAGGACAAGCAGTGCTGCCCGCTGCTCTGGGGCCTGACCCGCTTGGACGCCGCCACCTGCGTGTGCACTGCCATCAGGGCCCGTGTCATCCCCGGCATCGTCAACTTGTACGTGCCCCTCAGCTTGGGCCTCCTCCTCAGCGGCAAGGATGTGCCTCCTATCGGCCTCTCCTGCCCGCTGATCGATTAA